From the genome of Geobacter sp. SVR, one region includes:
- a CDS encoding amidohydrolase family protein: protein MIQQTRKNDAFIAAASWLISPTYPIVPGGAILVQDGIVGALGKRDDLKKLYDVPVIEYPGCAILPGLINAHTHLELTHFPSWLLRTHVEYSPRRFVDWVIQLIKIKRGLENIDFRKSLAEGVRICLESGTTAVGEIVSDFSMAPAYRATPLGGRLYFELLGHDPVRFQHLLEDAVTACQSDGPRYITSGLSPHSVYTIGEEHLHTIRRTAHAKQLPLVIHLSESKSEADFVFDSAGPLAQELYPFVGWERYLTAPRRCSSTELLERAGLLTADTLAVHCVHLTLGDAKILKQHGVKVVICPRSNELLDVGHAPVALFKSLGIPLALGTDSLASNNTLSLWDEIRFTLNSFSKELSPTDVFHMATVGGATALGIEKAHGSLEPGKYANFQILRLPGKAPASGKLLENIIYEGVVDDVFVMGRQYASSKTDIIDMAASTEALP from the coding sequence ATGATCCAGCAAACCAGAAAAAATGATGCTTTTATCGCAGCAGCATCATGGCTGATTTCTCCCACCTACCCAATTGTTCCCGGTGGAGCGATTCTCGTACAGGATGGAATAGTTGGGGCTCTGGGGAAACGTGACGATCTGAAGAAGCTTTATGATGTCCCGGTAATAGAGTATCCGGGATGCGCGATTCTACCCGGACTGATAAACGCCCATACCCACCTCGAGCTGACCCATTTCCCGTCTTGGCTCCTGCGAACGCACGTGGAATACAGTCCCCGTCGTTTCGTAGACTGGGTGATCCAACTCATCAAAATCAAGCGTGGACTTGAGAACATCGATTTCCGGAAATCGCTGGCCGAAGGCGTCAGAATTTGTCTGGAATCAGGCACGACTGCAGTCGGGGAGATCGTGAGTGATTTTTCGATGGCCCCTGCTTACCGTGCCACACCTCTTGGTGGCAGATTGTATTTTGAACTGCTCGGCCACGATCCCGTACGATTCCAGCATCTGCTTGAGGATGCAGTAACCGCCTGCCAGAGCGACGGCCCACGCTACATCACGAGTGGCTTGTCTCCCCACAGCGTATATACCATAGGGGAGGAACATCTACATACGATTCGAAGGACAGCCCATGCAAAGCAGTTGCCTTTGGTGATCCATCTTTCAGAGTCAAAGTCGGAGGCTGACTTTGTATTTGATAGTGCTGGTCCCTTGGCTCAAGAACTTTACCCATTTGTAGGCTGGGAACGATATCTGACGGCCCCGAGACGATGCAGTTCGACTGAATTGCTGGAACGTGCCGGTCTGTTGACAGCTGACACGTTAGCCGTACACTGCGTTCATCTAACGCTGGGAGACGCGAAAATACTCAAGCAGCACGGCGTGAAGGTGGTGATCTGCCCACGCAGCAACGAGCTGCTCGATGTGGGACATGCCCCGGTGGCTCTTTTTAAGAGTCTTGGTATTCCGTTGGCTTTAGGCACAGATTCCCTAGCCAGTAATAACACCCTCTCCCTTTGGGACGAGATCCGCTTTACCCTGAACTCCTTCAGCAAGGAACTGTCTCCAACGGATGTTTTCCATATGGCCACGGTTGGGGGTGCAACTGCCTTGGGAATCGAAAAAGCCCACGGCTCCCTTGAGCCAGGAAAATATGCGAACTTCCAGATACTCCGTCTCCCCGGAAAAGCGCCGGCATCAGGTAAACTTCTGGAGAATATCATTTATGAAGGTGTTGTGGATGACGTCTTTGTGATGGGTAGGCAGTATGCAAGCAGCAAAACGGATATCATTGATATGGCGGCCTCGACGGAGGCGCTCCCATAG
- a CDS encoding ATP-binding protein, with protein MDRGVPYNCRRTVLLALLICAGLVGNMASVPLFAGFKYLFGSIAVFMVVSLYGIRWGVLAGLVASAWTIRLFGHPYAMVWLTCEPLFVGLLLRRGRSRNLVLYAALYWPLLGAPLAWLFFLVVMKAPLIGTVAGILMYWTIGITNALIASLLLNYVPSIAALWRSPEERHSIPIHQLLFNLLMSLVLIPAVIVMVLHGRLVEEKYLNELGNDLRISSDVALYELRLKLRSNMLVLSQLVNEADHLPLNDSNADFSRLQLATQLLHAANPNFAVLYTGNAAGHSVTFSPVHGPDDPLIGMDFSDRVYYHQLRDTGKGVVTGIFRPRTDDPAPIVAMGLPVFKEKRFSGYVVAGLNLQPLSETINSARHKPYHDITLIDSDQRVIAGTRPDLGLMAPFTPQVRGTSHRTKWSNVTQFLPGTSESPIPVWQQSGRSIYLGRVALGADAPWSLLVESPWAPYQHKIFREHIRALSILLMVNLLALTASLYVSRRLAAPLLHLSQLTTDLPARLSRETVSAWPQSMVAEIDRLSLNFREMAAALSQRFQEIIHANETLEQRVEERTRSLSNANRELHNEIAERKRTEQQRDRLLRELQQKNKELEGIIYVASHDLRSPLVNVQGFSRRLLKSCTELDLLTAAAELPEDARQGLDRQLREDIPKSLGFITGSVEKMDGLLNGLLRLSRLGRAAICFETLDMRIILEKIVSSMAYQIEAAGARVEIGTYQPCMADGVQVTQIFSNLLDNALKYRAHDRPLVVTISGVPVPDGVRYCVEDNGLGIPFADQEKIWNIFQRLHPEQGPGEGLGLTIARRMADRLGGSIWVESEHEVGSRFYVVLPRSPEAVDVLDLSERQEAAWITDWTRNSSS; from the coding sequence ATGGATAGAGGGGTGCCATATAATTGCCGCCGTACCGTGCTGCTGGCTTTGCTGATCTGCGCCGGTCTGGTCGGCAATATGGCTTCCGTGCCGCTCTTTGCGGGCTTCAAATACCTGTTCGGCAGCATAGCCGTCTTCATGGTCGTCAGCCTTTACGGTATCCGCTGGGGCGTGCTGGCGGGACTGGTCGCATCAGCCTGGACGATCCGGCTCTTCGGTCATCCCTATGCGATGGTCTGGCTTACCTGCGAACCGCTCTTCGTGGGGCTCCTACTCCGGAGGGGACGCTCCAGGAATCTCGTCCTTTATGCAGCCCTGTACTGGCCGCTGCTTGGTGCTCCCCTGGCATGGCTGTTCTTCCTGGTGGTGATGAAAGCGCCCTTGATCGGCACCGTGGCGGGCATCCTGATGTACTGGACGATCGGCATCACCAATGCGCTGATCGCCAGCCTGCTCCTGAACTACGTCCCTTCGATCGCGGCTTTGTGGCGTTCACCCGAAGAGCGCCATTCCATCCCCATTCATCAGTTGTTGTTCAACCTGCTGATGTCGTTGGTGCTCATTCCGGCGGTCATCGTGATGGTGCTGCACGGCAGGCTTGTTGAAGAAAAATATCTCAATGAACTCGGCAATGACCTCAGGATCAGTTCGGACGTGGCGCTCTACGAACTGCGTCTGAAGCTCCGGAGCAACATGCTGGTGTTATCGCAACTGGTCAACGAGGCGGATCATCTGCCACTCAACGACAGCAACGCCGATTTCTCGCGGCTGCAACTCGCCACGCAGCTCCTGCACGCAGCAAATCCGAATTTCGCCGTGCTGTACACCGGCAATGCAGCGGGACATTCGGTCACCTTCTCGCCGGTGCACGGTCCCGATGATCCCCTGATCGGCATGGATTTCAGCGACCGGGTCTATTACCACCAGCTCCGGGACACCGGCAAGGGGGTGGTCACCGGCATTTTCAGGCCGCGTACCGACGATCCGGCCCCCATCGTTGCCATGGGGCTGCCGGTTTTCAAGGAAAAACGCTTTTCCGGTTACGTCGTTGCCGGGCTCAATCTGCAGCCGCTCAGCGAAACTATCAATTCCGCCCGGCACAAACCGTATCATGACATCACCCTGATCGACAGCGACCAGCGCGTCATTGCCGGCACCAGACCCGATCTGGGTCTCATGGCCCCCTTCACTCCGCAGGTCCGCGGCACTTCTCACCGGACGAAATGGAGCAATGTCACCCAATTCCTGCCGGGCACATCGGAAAGTCCGATACCCGTGTGGCAGCAGTCCGGCCGTTCGATCTACCTCGGCAGGGTGGCGCTGGGCGCCGATGCGCCTTGGAGCCTTCTGGTGGAAAGTCCCTGGGCACCCTACCAGCACAAGATCTTCCGTGAACACATCCGGGCGCTCTCCATCCTGCTGATGGTCAACCTGCTGGCTCTGACCGCTTCGCTTTACGTTTCCCGCCGGCTGGCAGCCCCCTTGCTGCACCTTTCGCAACTGACCACCGACCTGCCCGCGCGGCTGTCGCGGGAAACGGTGTCTGCCTGGCCGCAGAGCATGGTGGCGGAGATCGACCGGTTGAGCCTGAATTTCAGGGAGATGGCCGCAGCCCTGTCCCAGAGATTTCAGGAGATCATCCACGCCAACGAGACATTGGAGCAACGGGTGGAGGAACGGACCAGGAGTCTTTCCAACGCCAACCGTGAACTGCACAACGAGATCGCCGAACGGAAACGGACCGAACAGCAGCGCGACCGCCTGTTGCGGGAACTTCAGCAGAAGAACAAGGAGCTGGAGGGCATCATCTACGTGGCATCGCACGATCTGCGTTCGCCGCTGGTAAATGTGCAGGGATTCAGCCGCAGGCTGCTCAAAAGCTGCACCGAGCTGGACCTGCTGACAGCGGCGGCTGAATTGCCGGAGGATGCGCGCCAGGGCCTGGACCGCCAGCTGCGGGAAGACATCCCCAAGTCGCTCGGGTTCATCACCGGCAGTGTCGAAAAGATGGACGGACTGCTGAACGGCCTGCTGCGCCTCTCCCGACTGGGGCGTGCGGCGATTTGCTTTGAGACGCTTGACATGCGTATAATTCTGGAGAAAATAGTTTCATCCATGGCGTACCAGATCGAGGCTGCCGGGGCACGGGTGGAAATAGGCACCTACCAGCCCTGCATGGCCGATGGCGTACAGGTTACCCAGATTTTCAGCAACCTGCTGGACAATGCCCTCAAATATCGAGCCCATGACCGTCCGCTGGTGGTCACGATTTCCGGAGTGCCGGTTCCGGACGGTGTCCGCTACTGCGTGGAAGATAACGGACTGGGTATTCCCTTTGCCGACCAGGAGAAAATCTGGAATATCTTCCAACGGCTCCATCCCGAGCAAGGACCGGGCGAAGGCCTCGGCCTGACCATTGCCAGGCGGATGGCGGACCGGCTGGGGGGATCGATCTGGGTGGAATCGGAACACGAGGTCGGAAGCCGATTTTATGTTGTACTGCCCCGTTCCCCGGAGGCGGTCGACGTTTTGGATCTCTCTGAAAGGCAGGAGGCGGCATGGATCACGGACTGGACCAGGAACTCGTCATCCTGA
- a CDS encoding thioredoxin family protein, with amino-acid sequence MKIEVIESKGSTYKALFVNVLEAVKACGMNGKVILVNDIQTILKYGVKSTPALIINGAVMMAGRLLPPEEIAKLLQQHIPPFT; translated from the coding sequence ATGAAAATTGAGGTAATTGAATCCAAAGGCTCGACGTATAAAGCCTTGTTTGTCAATGTACTGGAAGCGGTTAAAGCATGCGGCATGAACGGTAAAGTCATATTGGTTAACGACATCCAGACCATCTTGAAGTACGGCGTAAAATCCACCCCGGCTCTCATTATCAACGGAGCCGTTATGATGGCCGGGAGGTTATTGCCGCCAGAGGAAATTGCGAAGCTGTTGCAGCAGCATATACCGCCTTTTACTTAA
- the glmS gene encoding glutamine--fructose-6-phosphate transaminase (isomerizing), giving the protein MCGIVGYIGGQEATPIILEGLKKLEYRGYDSAGIATLTTGEAGIRRSEGKLINLEGLLRDQPLRGSIGIGHTRWATHGRPSEINAHPHKAGPIIVVHNGIIENYLQLREQLRQNGHTFKSETDTEVIAHLVEEKLASEPDFEKAVRQALLALQGAYAVCVVNERDPDTLIAAKLGSPMVVGLGAAEFFVASDIPAILAYTREMVFMEDGEMAVFHNGVARFSTITGSPLDKKSRHIDWSPLMAEKGGYKHFMLKEIHEQPRAVRDTIAGRLLESEGDVYLEDLSFSDRQLAAIKRITIVACGTSWHSALLGKFYIEGHCRIPVEVDIASEFRYRNPVVDEHTLVIVISQSGETADTLAALREAKSRGAMNIAICNVVDSSIARESSGVIYTHAGPEIGVASTKAFVTQLIALYLFTIRLGRATCVIDSATGQRMIAALKRVPALLEEVLTLDTQTERIARKYMNARDFLYLGRGKNFPIALEGALKLKEISYIHAEGYPAGEMKHGPIALIDEEVPVVMLVPSNSSFEKTLSNMEEVNARGGRVIALCSTGCEIIAERTEDVIEIPLLDEDLDPLLLSVPLQLLAYHVAVLKGTDVDQPRNLAKSVTVE; this is encoded by the coding sequence ATGTGCGGTATCGTTGGCTATATCGGCGGGCAGGAAGCTACCCCCATCATCCTTGAAGGGCTTAAGAAACTTGAATACCGCGGTTATGACTCGGCCGGCATCGCCACGCTGACAACCGGCGAAGCCGGCATCCGGCGCAGCGAAGGCAAACTGATCAACCTGGAGGGACTCCTGCGGGATCAGCCGCTGCGCGGCTCCATAGGCATCGGCCATACCCGCTGGGCCACCCATGGCCGCCCGTCGGAGATCAATGCCCACCCCCACAAAGCCGGGCCGATCATCGTCGTCCACAACGGCATCATCGAAAACTACCTGCAACTGCGCGAGCAACTCCGTCAGAACGGTCACACTTTCAAGAGCGAAACCGATACCGAGGTGATTGCCCATCTAGTCGAGGAAAAACTTGCCTCGGAGCCGGATTTTGAAAAGGCGGTGCGGCAGGCACTGCTGGCACTGCAGGGAGCGTATGCGGTCTGCGTCGTCAACGAACGCGACCCGGACACGCTGATCGCCGCCAAGCTCGGCTCGCCGATGGTCGTCGGCCTGGGTGCAGCCGAATTCTTCGTCGCATCGGACATCCCCGCCATCCTGGCCTACACCCGGGAGATGGTCTTCATGGAGGATGGCGAGATGGCGGTCTTCCACAACGGCGTGGCGCGCTTTTCCACCATTACGGGATCGCCGCTGGACAAGAAGTCGCGCCATATCGACTGGTCGCCGCTGATGGCCGAAAAGGGGGGCTATAAACACTTCATGCTCAAGGAGATCCACGAGCAGCCCCGGGCGGTACGCGATACCATTGCAGGGAGACTGCTGGAGAGCGAGGGGGATGTTTACCTGGAGGACCTGAGCTTCAGTGATCGGCAGTTGGCAGCCATAAAGCGGATCACGATCGTAGCCTGCGGCACCTCCTGGCATTCCGCGCTGCTGGGCAAATTCTACATCGAAGGGCATTGCCGCATTCCGGTCGAGGTGGATATCGCCTCGGAATTCCGCTACCGCAACCCGGTGGTCGACGAGCATACCCTGGTGATTGTCATCTCCCAGTCCGGCGAGACCGCCGATACCCTGGCCGCCCTGCGCGAAGCCAAATCGCGCGGCGCAATGAACATCGCCATCTGCAACGTGGTGGATTCCTCGATTGCGCGTGAATCGTCCGGCGTGATCTATACCCATGCCGGCCCCGAAATCGGCGTGGCCTCCACCAAGGCCTTCGTCACCCAGCTGATTGCCCTGTACCTGTTCACCATCCGCCTCGGCCGGGCCACCTGCGTCATAGACTCAGCCACGGGCCAACGGATGATCGCGGCTCTCAAACGGGTCCCGGCCCTGCTGGAGGAAGTGCTGACCCTGGACACCCAGACCGAGCGGATTGCACGCAAGTACATGAACGCCAGGGATTTCCTCTACCTGGGGCGCGGCAAGAACTTCCCGATTGCGCTGGAGGGGGCTCTCAAACTGAAGGAGATATCCTATATCCATGCCGAGGGTTATCCGGCCGGCGAGATGAAACACGGCCCCATTGCCCTGATCGACGAAGAGGTGCCGGTGGTCATGCTGGTGCCGAGCAACAGCAGCTTTGAGAAAACGCTCTCCAACATGGAGGAGGTCAATGCCCGCGGCGGCCGGGTGATCGCACTCTGTTCGACCGGGTGTGAGATCATCGCGGAGCGGACCGAGGATGTGATCGAGATCCCGCTCCTGGACGAGGACCTGGATCCGCTGCTGCTCTCGGTGCCGCTGCAACTACTGGCCTACCATGTGGCGGTTCTCAAGGGAACCGATGTGGACCAGCCCAGGAACCTCGCCAAAAGCGTCACGGTGGAATAA
- a CDS encoding methyl-accepting chemotaxis protein, translated as MNKNTLTFKVLGVLGIFLSCALVTMGVVTMWLQYRSTMDLQTKNASNVTAIIIKDIQDYMMKGDAREIGRYAAEAKKNRFVRDLRIYNTEGKETGATGSSASDPHVMQALQSGKNVSYTAVDGGMHTLSIAAPLINEERCHQCHDAGSKLRGSVLVTTSIQDGYDNILAFAMKMIVPGIFFFFTLLGVIYFFFKKVIIQHVVLIADNVVEMANGNLTVSIDHKSSDEIGTLSSCINQLIQKFRGIIADDKLAADNVASGSRELSNIAANLSTAVNQQANLIVECDKLTQNVAENLDATEEMAISTTETVESTRGALSSFVENLNQAGQVIISESEKQVALAAQTQELAGKAGDIRSVLEIISDIADQTNLLALNASIEAARAGEMGRGFAVVADEVRQLASKTQSSLALINTSVKAVVSGVEHVCSANEVSAQRMREISGSTRRLIDSIGETSEQLKDAEDISSDLTKKCTYIATRTKQMIELMMQIMALTDQNRAVAGEVNGVSATLARKSDELRTALSHFRT; from the coding sequence ATGAACAAGAATACGCTGACATTCAAGGTATTGGGAGTCCTCGGAATATTCCTGTCCTGCGCCCTTGTTACGATGGGGGTGGTTACGATGTGGCTGCAGTACAGATCCACCATGGATCTGCAGACGAAGAACGCCAGCAATGTAACCGCCATAATCATCAAGGACATACAGGATTACATGATGAAGGGGGATGCCAGGGAAATCGGCCGGTATGCTGCCGAGGCGAAAAAGAACCGGTTCGTCCGTGATCTGAGGATTTACAACACCGAGGGGAAGGAAACCGGTGCTACCGGCTCGTCGGCGTCCGATCCCCATGTCATGCAGGCATTGCAGAGCGGCAAAAACGTCTCCTACACAGCCGTTGATGGCGGCATGCACACCTTGAGCATTGCTGCGCCGTTGATCAACGAGGAGCGCTGCCACCAGTGCCATGACGCCGGCTCCAAGCTCAGGGGCAGCGTGCTGGTGACCACTTCCATCCAAGACGGGTACGACAACATCCTCGCCTTTGCCATGAAGATGATCGTTCCGGGCATTTTCTTTTTCTTCACCCTGCTGGGCGTCATTTATTTCTTCTTCAAAAAGGTGATCATTCAGCACGTGGTCCTTATAGCTGACAACGTCGTCGAAATGGCGAACGGCAACCTCACGGTCAGCATCGACCATAAGAGCAGCGATGAAATAGGCACCCTGTCTTCGTGCATCAACCAGCTCATTCAGAAGTTCAGGGGCATAATAGCCGATGATAAGCTGGCGGCCGACAACGTGGCCAGTGGCAGTCGGGAACTCTCCAACATCGCTGCCAATCTGTCCACGGCGGTGAATCAACAGGCCAACCTGATCGTGGAGTGCGACAAGCTGACCCAGAATGTGGCGGAAAATCTGGATGCCACCGAGGAGATGGCCATCTCCACGACCGAGACGGTGGAATCAACCAGGGGAGCCCTGAGCAGTTTCGTGGAGAACCTGAACCAGGCCGGACAAGTAATCATAAGCGAATCGGAGAAACAGGTGGCCCTGGCGGCTCAGACCCAGGAGCTGGCCGGCAAGGCCGGCGATATACGGTCGGTGCTGGAAATCATTTCCGACATTGCCGATCAAACCAATCTGCTGGCGCTGAATGCCTCCATAGAAGCGGCCCGGGCCGGCGAAATGGGACGCGGATTCGCCGTGGTGGCGGACGAGGTGCGCCAGCTCGCCTCCAAGACCCAGAGCTCTCTCGCCCTGATCAATACCAGCGTCAAGGCTGTGGTGAGCGGAGTCGAGCATGTCTGTTCGGCTAACGAGGTAAGTGCCCAAAGGATGCGCGAAATATCGGGGTCGACGCGGCGTCTGATCGACAGCATCGGAGAGACGAGCGAGCAACTGAAGGATGCCGAGGACATCTCTTCCGATCTTACGAAAAAATGCACCTACATAGCCACCCGCACCAAGCAGATGATCGAGCTGATGATGCAGATCATGGCCCTGACCGACCAGAACCGCGCCGTAGCCGGCGAAGTGAACGGGGTTTCCGCCACCCTGGCCCGGAAGTCGGATGAGTTGCGGACGGCGCTGTCCCACTTCAGAACCTGA
- a CDS encoding DUF456 domain-containing protein gives MSDQSMILWLIGAILTVTGLSGLLLPVVPGAPVLFLGLLLGAWAEDFQYIGLWTLLVLAALAVLTYVVEFAASVLGAKRYGGSKRAMAGAAVGGIVGLFLGIPGVLFGPFVGAVIGELSLQRSLDEASRAGFGTVVGLAIGLAGKFAIGIAMIGLFILKRFI, from the coding sequence ATGTCTGACCAGTCAATGATACTCTGGCTCATCGGGGCTATTCTTACGGTCACCGGGTTGTCCGGACTCCTGCTGCCGGTAGTGCCGGGAGCACCGGTATTGTTCCTGGGATTGCTGCTTGGGGCGTGGGCGGAAGACTTTCAGTACATCGGGCTCTGGACGCTTCTGGTTCTGGCAGCCCTGGCTGTGCTTACCTATGTGGTTGAGTTCGCTGCCTCCGTGCTGGGGGCGAAGAGATATGGCGGTTCAAAACGGGCCATGGCAGGTGCCGCTGTGGGTGGCATCGTAGGGCTATTCCTGGGAATCCCCGGTGTCCTGTTTGGCCCTTTTGTCGGGGCGGTTATCGGGGAGCTATCCTTGCAGCGCAGTCTGGATGAGGCGAGCCGGGCGGGTTTCGGCACTGTAGTCGGCCTGGCAATCGGGCTGGCCGGTAAATTCGCCATAGGTATCGCCATGATCGGTCTGTTCATCCTGAAGCGTTTCATCTGA
- a CDS encoding response regulator, whose protein sequence is MSVALPPQSSELTLLLVEDNEFCRKLAVMQLSEHFKNMVVAGDGFEGLWRFSECRPDIVLTDQNMPGFSGLEMVRRIRESDRRTPIILMTGNIDHQMMVEAINLGIARFVPKPYKAELLLQALDDVVLKIADDLLLERHRQQEIELLRYRDRYNSMQQEAALRKELHVVRHDLRHLAISAPDNVRWGVEVAHTPRDIMCGDGYSVRYLPDGRVLVFLIDSMGSGLSASLTTLLATSFCNFVVEHLFQCCGLVFGKILDMFMRYVSEMLLDDEVISCGLLLMDLKASEIEAALFALPPLLVRELDGSVHHVRSANPPLCRYSGETSITRLSLARVADLLMVTDGVTDAAADAHCLYREHMQDDFRESPTLAALQRRFLGRISPEEKNDDRTMLHVRRLDLPVSWQWACKPALALGALAETAVKALDRLALEVMLNDRDRDELELLLTEALINAFEHGCLEIGREEKSKAILAGEYDDLLKGRSAAPDSSIELSLSLWRGAASPLLILEVRDSGPGLPADFFSTPAVNGVSGRGLRMISRYSDGFFAAGPGGCLTILKTIEGDSHHAD, encoded by the coding sequence ATGTCCGTTGCCCTGCCGCCACAATCCTCCGAACTGACTCTCCTGCTGGTAGAGGACAACGAGTTCTGCCGAAAACTGGCCGTAATGCAGCTTTCCGAACATTTCAAGAACATGGTTGTGGCCGGCGACGGTTTCGAAGGTCTGTGGCGTTTCAGCGAGTGCAGGCCGGATATCGTGCTGACGGACCAGAATATGCCCGGTTTTTCCGGTCTGGAAATGGTCCGGAGAATCCGGGAAAGCGACCGCAGAACGCCGATTATTCTGATGACCGGCAACATTGATCACCAGATGATGGTGGAAGCGATAAACCTCGGGATTGCACGTTTCGTCCCCAAACCCTATAAAGCCGAACTGCTGTTGCAAGCTCTTGATGACGTTGTCCTGAAGATCGCCGACGACCTGTTGTTGGAGCGGCACCGCCAGCAGGAGATCGAGTTGCTGCGGTATCGCGACCGTTACAACTCGATGCAGCAGGAAGCCGCACTCCGCAAGGAGCTCCACGTGGTGCGCCATGACCTGCGCCACCTGGCCATCTCCGCCCCCGACAACGTCCGCTGGGGTGTGGAGGTGGCTCATACCCCCCGGGATATCATGTGCGGCGACGGTTACAGCGTACGGTACCTTCCCGACGGCAGGGTGCTCGTCTTTCTCATCGATTCGATGGGCTCCGGCCTTTCCGCCTCCCTGACCACCCTGCTGGCCACCTCATTCTGCAATTTCGTCGTCGAACACCTGTTTCAGTGCTGCGGCCTCGTTTTCGGCAAGATACTGGACATGTTCATGAGGTATGTCTCGGAAATGCTGCTGGATGACGAGGTGATTTCCTGCGGTCTGCTCCTGATGGATCTGAAGGCATCCGAGATCGAGGCGGCCCTCTTTGCGCTGCCCCCTCTGCTGGTGCGGGAACTGGACGGTTCCGTGCACCATGTTCGCAGTGCCAATCCCCCCCTGTGCCGGTACAGCGGAGAGACCTCAATAACCAGGCTTTCCCTGGCCAGGGTGGCGGATCTGCTGATGGTGACCGACGGGGTCACCGATGCTGCGGCCGATGCACATTGTTTATACCGTGAGCACATGCAGGACGATTTTCGTGAATCCCCGACGCTGGCAGCCCTCCAGCGAAGATTCCTGGGCCGGATTTCGCCGGAGGAAAAGAATGACGACCGGACCATGCTGCATGTGCGCCGGCTCGACCTGCCGGTTTCCTGGCAATGGGCCTGCAAACCGGCGCTCGCTCTTGGCGCCCTGGCCGAGACGGCCGTCAAGGCGCTCGACCGGCTGGCCCTGGAGGTGATGCTGAACGACAGGGACCGCGACGAGTTGGAACTGCTCCTGACCGAGGCGCTGATCAATGCCTTTGAGCACGGCTGTCTCGAAATCGGCAGGGAAGAAAAAAGCAAGGCCATCCTGGCGGGAGAGTATGACGACCTGCTGAAAGGGCGGAGCGCGGCCCCTGACAGCAGCATCGAACTGTCGCTCTCGCTGTGGCGGGGAGCGGCGTCACCACTTCTGATCCTGGAGGTGCGGGACAGCGGTCCCGGCCTGCCGGCGGATTTCTTCAGCACGCCCGCCGTCAATGGGGTCAGCGGCCGCGGCCTCCGCATGATCAGCCGCTACAGCGACGGCTTCTTCGCTGCCGGCCCGGGAGGCTGCCTGACAATTTTGAAAACCATCGAAGGAGACAGTCATCATGCAGATTGA
- a CDS encoding response regulator codes for MDHGLDQELVILIAEDDDGHAELIKENLQEAGVRNRILRFRNGQEAMDFFHSPPETAALRHVYGQTYLLLLDINMPRMGGIEVLRRIKNDPELKKLPVMMLTTTDDPNEISTCYSLGCSCYVTKPVDYRKFTEVLHRLGLFIPMLKMPRLGTA; via the coding sequence ATGGATCACGGACTGGACCAGGAACTCGTCATCCTGATCGCGGAGGATGACGACGGGCACGCCGAACTGATCAAGGAAAACCTGCAGGAGGCGGGGGTCAGAAACCGGATCCTCCGGTTCCGCAACGGGCAGGAAGCAATGGATTTCTTTCATTCCCCGCCTGAAACTGCCGCGCTTCGCCACGTTTACGGCCAGACATACCTGCTGCTGCTTGACATCAACATGCCCCGGATGGGCGGCATCGAGGTGCTCCGGCGGATCAAAAACGATCCCGAGCTGAAGAAACTGCCGGTAATGATGCTGACCACCACCGACGATCCCAACGAAATCAGCACCTGTTACTCCCTGGGATGCAGCTGTTATGTCACCAAGCCGGTGGATTACCGGAAATTCACGGAAGTGTTGCACCGTCTCGGACTGTTCATACCGATGCTGAAGATGCCGCGTCTCGGTACGGCCTGA